From the genome of Bifidobacterium asteroides, one region includes:
- a CDS encoding LacI family DNA-binding transcriptional regulator yields the protein MATDEGRPGKRITLREVASKAGVSLKTASNVINGNGRMSNATRARVQQVIDESGYKVNAAARNLHRNKTGIITLAVPSLTPPYLAELANRVIDSARLRDYAVYVSTYAEGSAKGAHEILASFNSTISDGIILSMSELERFAVEDLNVRYPLVCVGARTTHGVADHVMVDDAEAARMAAEYLFDRSVRSLAVIGLHAPLDRNQLEAAVEGNAELRMKGVLKAVHARGLQLDDRLLGVTGYDWTLGSGYLAMQRILEAGMPFDGVVALNDQLAIGALSALTAYGRAVPDQVQLVGFDNIEESAYLQTPLTTMDSCLGWISRTCVDRVLGRIGGRATVPQDLVIGSRVIARKTTR from the coding sequence ATGGCTACGGATGAAGGACGTCCAGGTAAACGGATCACCTTGCGCGAGGTGGCCAGCAAGGCGGGTGTCTCGCTGAAGACCGCGTCCAATGTGATCAATGGCAATGGTCGTATGTCAAATGCGACCCGTGCGCGTGTGCAGCAGGTGATTGACGAATCGGGATACAAGGTCAATGCCGCGGCCCGCAATTTGCATCGAAACAAAACCGGTATCATTACGCTGGCCGTGCCTTCGCTGACACCTCCCTATCTGGCCGAATTGGCTAATAGGGTCATCGACAGCGCTCGCCTGCGGGACTATGCAGTATATGTCAGCACATATGCCGAGGGGTCCGCCAAGGGTGCGCATGAGATTTTGGCATCCTTTAATAGCACTATCAGCGACGGCATAATCCTTTCTATGTCGGAGCTTGAACGATTTGCCGTGGAGGACCTGAATGTACGCTATCCCCTGGTTTGCGTGGGTGCGCGGACCACCCATGGGGTGGCGGATCACGTCATGGTCGACGATGCCGAGGCAGCTCGGATGGCTGCAGAGTATCTATTTGATCGGTCGGTGCGTTCGTTGGCGGTCATCGGTCTGCATGCGCCGCTTGACCGGAATCAGTTGGAGGCTGCAGTCGAAGGCAATGCCGAGTTAAGGATGAAAGGCGTGCTTAAAGCGGTTCATGCCAGGGGGCTCCAGCTGGATGATCGGCTTCTGGGCGTTACCGGTTATGACTGGACCTTGGGCAGCGGGTATCTGGCCATGCAGAGGATATTAGAGGCGGGGATGCCGTTCGATGGGGTGGTTGCTCTCAATGATCAGCTGGCTATCGGCGCCCTGTCAGCTCTGACTGCTTACGGCAGAGCCGTGCCCGACCAGGTTCAGCTCGTCGGGTTCGACAACATCGAAGAGTCGGCCTATCTGCAGACTCCGCTCACTACCATGGATTCATGCTTGGGGTGGATCTCGCGGACCTGTGTTGACCGCGTCCTGGGACGTATTGGGGGCAGAGCTACGGTTCCCCAGGATCTTGTCATAGGATCGCGGGTCATAGCCCGCAAAACCACCCGGTAA
- a CDS encoding carbohydrate ABC transporter permease translates to MSTVDSTAVDGAKAERMRARRVARDERAERQRAARTGFSNPDNPRRSWPLTLAAGIFALYCLFPLIWLVINATKTQSDFIGTFGLAFGHKFALWDNLREVFTYEGGIFGRWLLNTLLYVVVGAGGATLLAVLGGYALAKFRFPGRRLVFAVVIGAISVPGIALAVPQFLLFAKIGLTDTPWAMIIPSLISPFGLYLMWIFSDQAVPTELLEAARVDGAGEFRTFWQISLPLLAPGIVTTALFTIVATWNNYFLPLIMLKDSNWYPLTIGLNNWKDQASTAGAHAIQNLVVTGSLVTIIPIVVAFLLLQKYWQSGLAAGAVKE, encoded by the coding sequence ATGAGCACGGTTGATTCCACGGCTGTCGACGGGGCCAAGGCTGAACGTATGCGCGCCCGACGCGTCGCCCGGGATGAGCGTGCGGAACGCCAAAGGGCAGCTCGAACAGGATTCTCCAATCCGGACAATCCGCGGCGCAGCTGGCCGTTGACCCTTGCCGCGGGGATCTTCGCCCTCTACTGCCTGTTTCCCCTGATCTGGCTGGTCATCAATGCCACCAAGACCCAGTCGGATTTCATCGGCACCTTCGGTTTGGCCTTTGGGCACAAGTTCGCCCTTTGGGACAATCTGCGCGAGGTGTTCACCTATGAAGGAGGAATCTTCGGGCGCTGGTTGCTCAATACCCTGCTCTACGTGGTTGTGGGAGCCGGTGGCGCCACCCTACTGGCTGTGCTGGGTGGATACGCCCTGGCCAAGTTCCGCTTTCCCGGCCGTCGCCTCGTCTTTGCTGTGGTCATCGGAGCCATCAGCGTGCCAGGCATCGCTCTTGCTGTGCCTCAGTTCCTGCTCTTTGCCAAGATCGGACTGACTGATACGCCTTGGGCCATGATCATCCCCAGTCTGATCTCGCCCTTCGGCCTATACCTGATGTGGATCTTTTCCGACCAGGCAGTGCCTACTGAGCTGCTGGAAGCAGCCCGAGTCGACGGGGCTGGGGAATTCCGCACTTTCTGGCAGATCAGTCTGCCTCTGCTGGCCCCCGGCATCGTGACTACGGCGCTTTTCACTATCGTGGCCACTTGGAACAACTATTTCCTGCCTCTGATCATGCTCAAAGATTCCAATTGGTATCCGCTGACGATCGGGCTCAACAATTGGAAGGACCAGGCGTCGACCGCTGGCGCCCATGCCATTCAGAACCTGGTGGTGACCGGCAGCCTTGTCACCATCATCCCCATCGTCGTCGCTTTCCTGCTGTTGCAGAAATACTGGCAGTCCGGTTTGGCTGCCGGCGCTGTCAAGGAGTAG
- a CDS encoding carbohydrate ABC transporter permease → MSEAEGSSARVLAPARDQGPGETGGGRTGERPRRPDWRGWKFMGPFVVVFVFVFVLPVLYAIYLSLYEKRMIGGNVFVGLANYARLLKDGQFWSSVGRVALFTVVQVPIMLLLAALMALALDSLKLHGTRFFRITTFLPYAVPAVVAALMWGFIYGTKYGMVGSLNQWLGTHIDVLQPSVLLAAIGNINTWEFTGYNMLIFYSSLSTVPHSLYEAAAIDGASEWQIVRSIKVPELKSSLVITVIFSIIGSFQLFNEPSVLQTMVPGNAITTYYTPNMYAYNLSFMGGQSNYAAALAIVMAIITMVAAYAVQLRGMKEQMQ, encoded by the coding sequence ATGAGTGAAGCCGAAGGTTCGTCTGCGCGGGTTCTGGCCCCTGCGCGGGATCAAGGCCCTGGCGAAACCGGCGGGGGCCGCACTGGGGAGCGGCCCCGCAGACCAGATTGGCGTGGATGGAAGTTCATGGGGCCCTTTGTTGTGGTCTTCGTGTTCGTTTTCGTTCTGCCGGTGCTCTATGCCATCTACCTGAGTCTGTACGAGAAGCGCATGATCGGAGGGAACGTCTTTGTAGGCCTGGCCAATTACGCCAGGCTGCTCAAGGATGGGCAGTTCTGGTCATCAGTGGGCCGTGTGGCCCTCTTCACTGTGGTCCAGGTGCCCATCATGCTCCTTCTGGCGGCATTGATGGCGCTGGCTCTGGACTCGCTCAAGCTGCACGGCACGCGCTTCTTCAGGATCACCACCTTCCTGCCCTACGCAGTGCCCGCCGTGGTGGCGGCTTTGATGTGGGGGTTCATCTACGGCACCAAGTACGGAATGGTAGGTTCCTTGAATCAATGGCTGGGCACGCATATCGACGTTCTGCAGCCCAGCGTGCTCCTGGCCGCCATAGGCAACATCAACACCTGGGAGTTCACGGGCTACAACATGCTGATTTTCTATTCCTCGCTGTCGACTGTGCCGCACTCGCTCTATGAGGCGGCGGCTATTGACGGAGCCTCGGAGTGGCAGATCGTGCGCAGCATCAAGGTTCCCGAGCTCAAGAGCTCCCTGGTCATCACGGTCATCTTCAGCATCATCGGCAGTTTCCAGCTCTTCAATGAGCCCTCGGTGCTGCAGACCATGGTCCCAGGCAATGCGATTACCACCTATTACACCCCCAACATGTATGCCTACAACCTGAGCTTCATGGGCGGTCAGAGCAACTATGCGGCGGCCTTGGCCATCGTCATGGCCATCATCACCATGGTCGCTGCCTACGCCGTCCAGCTCAGGGGCATGAAGGAGCAGATGCAATGA
- a CDS encoding ABC transporter substrate-binding protein — protein sequence MHSARKLMTMGITVVALASFAACGSSGSGSASKPADASKASGRIVFWGWGNGIKETIAAFEKANPGITVKYNNTGTAGDTQVALSNAVAAGKGIPDVTMLEDPTVQQFAIEDNLEDLSGYGADKFADDFTPGPWNKVQYDGKPYALPIDAGPEVFFYNKAVFDKAGIPDPPKTWDEYYQDAKKIRAAGSYITNNAGDKNAYQPFTAQAWQAGAHPWKVDGDKITINMTKDPGMKRYIDFQQKLIDEDLLDTKTANWSDDWNRALNDGSVASLTIGAWMPTNLESGAPDQKGNWRVAPLPQWEEGGSVSAEDGGSALVVPKKAKNKAAAWKFAEYLTHGKGAQVMADQGSFPSLKRILSSAEFTSKKNEYFGGQEVNKVLTEAANLKVSKFQYLPYNPFAQSTYGDSIGKAYMKQTSLEKAFENYQQKLVDHGNQQGYQVNK from the coding sequence ATGCATTCTGCACGGAAACTCATGACCATGGGCATCACCGTGGTCGCCCTGGCTTCGTTCGCTGCCTGTGGAAGCAGCGGCTCCGGATCAGCATCGAAGCCGGCGGACGCCAGCAAGGCCTCGGGGCGCATAGTCTTTTGGGGCTGGGGCAATGGCATCAAGGAGACCATTGCCGCCTTTGAAAAAGCCAATCCCGGCATCACCGTGAAGTACAACAACACCGGCACTGCTGGTGACACCCAGGTGGCCTTGTCCAATGCGGTCGCTGCAGGCAAGGGCATCCCCGACGTCACCATGCTGGAGGATCCTACCGTCCAGCAGTTTGCCATTGAAGACAACCTGGAGGATCTGTCGGGGTATGGGGCCGACAAGTTCGCTGACGACTTCACCCCGGGGCCATGGAACAAGGTCCAGTACGACGGGAAACCCTATGCGCTGCCCATTGATGCCGGTCCCGAGGTTTTCTTCTACAACAAGGCGGTCTTCGACAAGGCCGGCATCCCCGATCCTCCTAAGACCTGGGATGAGTACTATCAGGATGCCAAGAAGATCCGAGCCGCAGGTTCCTACATCACCAACAACGCCGGTGACAAGAATGCCTATCAGCCTTTTACTGCACAGGCCTGGCAGGCCGGGGCGCATCCTTGGAAGGTCGATGGGGACAAGATCACCATCAACATGACCAAGGACCCCGGCATGAAGCGGTATATCGACTTTCAGCAAAAGCTGATCGACGAAGACCTGCTCGATACCAAGACCGCCAACTGGTCCGATGACTGGAACAGGGCGCTTAATGATGGGTCGGTGGCCTCGCTGACCATCGGCGCCTGGATGCCCACCAATCTGGAGTCCGGCGCACCCGACCAGAAGGGCAACTGGAGGGTCGCGCCCCTGCCGCAGTGGGAAGAGGGGGGCAGCGTGTCCGCCGAGGACGGGGGCTCGGCTCTTGTTGTGCCCAAGAAGGCCAAGAACAAGGCGGCAGCCTGGAAGTTCGCAGAATATCTGACACACGGCAAGGGAGCCCAGGTTATGGCTGACCAGGGCAGTTTCCCCTCTCTGAAACGCATCCTGAGCTCAGCTGAATTCACCAGCAAGAAGAATGAGTATTTCGGAGGCCAGGAGGTCAACAAGGTCCTGACCGAGGCAGCCAACCTCAAAGTCTCCAAATTCCAGTATCTGCCCTACAACCCCTTCGCCCAGTCGACCTACGGGGATTCCATCGGCAAGGCCTACATGAAGCAGACCAGTTTGGAGAAGGCTTTCGAGAACTATCAGCAGAAGCTGGTGGATCATGGCAACCAGCAGGGGTACCAGGTCAACAAGTGA
- a CDS encoding family 43 glycosylhydrolase, translating into MLKSRKSAILLVALAVIMGLLFVAPKTVAAQEAGQKSHSAGGSGQIVNDRFWNDADGNPMYMQGGGIFDFPDPATGRVSHFWYGVHFSQAETYRHDPTHALTGNDFISVDVYKSENLSDWRYQGVALDRAQADAFSGDFGGRRAGWVCRTGVAYIPELQTYAMLIQHEMPTDAAGRNFDKKVLIATAHSPAGPFKAQRRIDMRDYGLGTSNTGDQSVFQDEDGTGYLIYSYGRGRGSVWAARIGARNGRVDLLEPTKLYQGFGREGNALFKHAGRYYLAGSDLFGWDASRIHFQVADHLFGPYQPVNQTVIMDGSRADFGHITQTGFYYTLRGSRAETVIHCGDRWADFAGNGLGYNQWNPLSFDDVGTPRFNSMSQWRLDADTGLWSVGEANDYVLNGSFEADRISVGEHGYRDKDGQVIGDIAGWRRVNPDAVANVADAYGRVGDFDLRFAPGRSRDASIVQDLNAPGHVPLHAGRYLLKLSYMNPKGMDRARIAIESGGRTSEIDLADSTGTGWRQASLPVELVGGQTRIAVEASGSSGQTLHVDDVSLTDAPDKGAESNGEINQGANVLPAVHAGGGAVSVRLGVESAVSSHALAAGGIAAGSIPIFAAGCVAAGVLLMAVAGRGRRLLALN; encoded by the coding sequence ATGCTGAAAAGCCGCAAATCGGCCATTCTGCTTGTCGCCCTGGCTGTGATTATGGGTTTGTTATTCGTGGCGCCAAAGACGGTCGCCGCTCAAGAAGCGGGGCAAAAATCTCATTCTGCAGGCGGAAGCGGGCAAATCGTCAATGACCGTTTCTGGAATGACGCCGACGGCAATCCGATGTATATGCAAGGCGGAGGAATCTTCGATTTCCCGGATCCGGCCACGGGGAGGGTCTCTCACTTTTGGTATGGTGTTCACTTTTCACAGGCGGAAACTTACCGTCATGACCCCACCCATGCGCTCACCGGCAATGACTTCATTTCAGTGGATGTCTACAAATCCGAGAATCTGTCCGACTGGCGCTATCAAGGCGTGGCTTTGGACAGAGCACAGGCCGATGCCTTCTCCGGTGATTTCGGTGGCCGCCGTGCGGGTTGGGTGTGCAGGACGGGGGTTGCCTATATCCCCGAGCTGCAAACCTATGCCATGCTCATCCAGCATGAGATGCCTACTGATGCCGCTGGTCGCAATTTCGACAAAAAGGTGTTGATCGCTACGGCCCATTCACCTGCTGGCCCGTTCAAAGCCCAGAGGCGTATCGACATGCGCGATTACGGACTGGGCACCAGCAATACCGGGGATCAGAGCGTCTTCCAGGATGAGGACGGCACAGGTTATCTGATCTATTCCTATGGCCGTGGCCGCGGCAGTGTCTGGGCAGCCAGAATAGGCGCCAGAAACGGCCGGGTGGATTTGCTGGAGCCTACCAAGCTCTACCAGGGTTTTGGGCGTGAAGGCAATGCGCTTTTCAAGCACGCTGGCCGGTATTATCTTGCTGGCTCCGATCTGTTCGGGTGGGATGCTTCCCGAATTCATTTCCAGGTTGCAGATCACCTTTTCGGCCCGTATCAGCCCGTCAATCAGACGGTGATCATGGATGGCAGCCGAGCAGATTTCGGCCATATCACCCAGACCGGTTTTTACTACACCTTGCGTGGCAGCAGAGCGGAGACCGTCATCCACTGTGGCGACCGATGGGCTGACTTCGCAGGCAACGGACTTGGCTACAACCAGTGGAATCCGCTGAGCTTCGATGATGTCGGCACGCCCCGCTTCAATTCCATGAGCCAGTGGAGGCTGGATGCGGATACCGGCCTTTGGTCGGTTGGCGAGGCCAATGACTACGTGCTCAATGGGTCCTTCGAAGCGGACAGGATTTCGGTAGGCGAGCACGGGTATCGGGATAAGGATGGCCAGGTGATTGGCGATATCGCCGGATGGCGGCGTGTCAATCCGGATGCTGTGGCCAACGTAGCCGATGCCTATGGGCGAGTGGGCGACTTCGACCTGCGGTTCGCTCCCGGGCGATCCCGCGACGCCTCCATCGTCCAGGATCTTAATGCACCGGGACATGTTCCCCTGCACGCGGGCCGCTACCTTCTGAAACTCTCCTATATGAATCCCAAAGGCATGGATCGGGCCAGGATCGCAATCGAATCCGGTGGGAGAACCTCTGAAATCGACCTGGCTGACTCTACTGGCACAGGCTGGAGGCAGGCCTCCTTGCCGGTCGAACTGGTTGGCGGCCAGACCAGGATCGCTGTCGAGGCTTCCGGCAGTTCGGGCCAGACCCTGCATGTGGACGACGTGTCCCTGACAGATGCGCCTGACAAGGGGGCTGAAAGCAATGGTGAAATCAATCAGGGCGCAAATGTGCTTCCGGCGGTCCATGCAGGAGGAGGGGCCGTCTCCGTTCGTCTTGGCGTCGAGAGCGCGGTTTCATCCCATGCATTGGCTGCCGGGGGCATCGCCGCCGGCAGCATTCCGATCTTCGCGGCCGGCTGTGTGGCGGCGGGCGTTCTGTTGATGGCTGTAGCCGGGCGTGGGCGGCGTCTTCTTGCGCTGAATTGA
- a CDS encoding MDR family MFS transporter, whose translation MRKQELAKQGRTLSKDGAFVNGRLTREAFLSLAILTVITFLGNFTQLQLASALPTIVDEFHITLTTGQWLTSVFQLVMGVMVPLTGFLTKRFSTRQIVITSMAVFTLGSLLSWQSQTFAMVLLGRILEAVGTGTMWPVLQITVFSIYPLAKRGMAMGTVGLAMSVAPAIGPTLGGWQTDANGWRSIFLTLSICGAVALLLSILGLRNFGQRDKSVKADFFSVALSIFGFGGLMFGFTNIENFPITSFMTWPFMLVGLIGIIWFVLRQLNHDKPLLDLHVLRIKNFTVGTIIASMSFFAFSSVTVILPMYIQTDRGFSATMSGLVMLPGAIGTAIAQFFGGRLLDRWGARPVAMTGCSVLLLGTIAMSMIGANTWIGLVSICQFIRQIGMGFTLMPLTTWSLNNLAPKDVSAGSAVTNTARQIAGAVGAPILVILMETITTLRHNALGGGHSTQIAANIFGVQWALRISALICLGMVLLVYFGVRGNGAGSGRQMTRMLLRHMHIIHTDAPAVTASTADSKTQN comes from the coding sequence ATGAGGAAGCAGGAGCTCGCCAAACAGGGGCGGACCCTCAGCAAGGATGGAGCCTTCGTCAACGGAAGACTCACCCGTGAGGCCTTCCTGTCGCTGGCCATCCTGACCGTCATCACCTTCCTAGGCAACTTCACCCAGCTGCAGCTGGCTTCGGCACTGCCCACTATAGTGGACGAGTTCCACATCACCCTGACCACCGGTCAGTGGCTGACCTCGGTCTTCCAGCTGGTCATGGGCGTCATGGTGCCGTTGACCGGCTTTCTGACTAAGCGTTTTTCCACTAGGCAAATCGTCATCACCTCCATGGCGGTCTTCACACTGGGTTCCCTGCTGAGCTGGCAATCGCAGACCTTCGCCATGGTTCTGCTGGGGCGCATCCTGGAGGCCGTGGGCACCGGGACCATGTGGCCCGTCCTGCAGATCACCGTCTTCTCCATCTATCCTCTGGCCAAGCGCGGCATGGCCATGGGCACCGTGGGCCTGGCCATGAGCGTGGCCCCGGCCATCGGCCCCACCCTGGGCGGATGGCAGACCGATGCCAACGGCTGGCGCTCCATTTTCCTGACGCTGAGCATCTGCGGGGCCGTGGCGCTGCTCCTGTCGATCCTTGGTCTACGCAACTTCGGGCAGCGAGACAAGAGCGTCAAGGCGGACTTCTTCTCAGTGGCCCTGTCCATCTTCGGTTTCGGCGGCCTCATGTTCGGCTTCACCAACATCGAGAACTTCCCCATCACCTCCTTCATGACCTGGCCCTTCATGCTGGTCGGCCTGATCGGAATCATCTGGTTCGTCCTCCGCCAGCTCAACCACGACAAACCCCTGCTGGACCTGCATGTGCTGCGGATCAAGAACTTCACCGTAGGCACCATCATCGCCTCTATGTCCTTCTTCGCCTTCAGCTCGGTCACCGTCATCCTGCCCATGTACATCCAGACGGATCGTGGCTTCTCAGCCACCATGAGCGGCCTGGTCATGCTGCCAGGGGCCATCGGCACCGCCATCGCTCAGTTCTTCGGTGGCCGCCTGCTGGACCGCTGGGGCGCTCGGCCCGTAGCCATGACCGGCTGCTCGGTCCTGCTGCTGGGCACCATCGCCATGAGCATGATTGGGGCCAACACCTGGATCGGCCTGGTCTCCATCTGCCAGTTCATCCGTCAGATCGGCATGGGCTTCACCCTGATGCCCCTGACCACCTGGTCCCTGAACAACCTGGCCCCCAAGGATGTTTCAGCCGGTTCAGCCGTCACCAACACGGCCCGGCAGATCGCCGGAGCTGTCGGCGCGCCCATCCTGGTCATCCTTATGGAGACCATCACCACCCTGCGCCACAACGCCTTGGGCGGCGGCCACTCCACCCAGATCGCAGCCAACATTTTCGGGGTGCAGTGGGCTCTGCGCATCTCGGCACTGATCTGCCTGGGCATGGTCCTGCTGGTCTACTTCGGCGTTCGCGGAAACGGCGCCGGCTCCGGCCGTCAGATGACCCGCATGCTCCTGCGTCACATGCACATCATCCACACCGATGCGCCTGCCGTCACTGCCTCCACTGCCGACTCCAAAACACAAAACTGA
- a CDS encoding beta-galactosidase, with protein MSRTDYHDRRQPQQYRPYRWPKGLDSHSREIWFGGDYNPDQWPERAWTEDVALMKRAGVTMVALGIFSWARLEPSDGVWDFGWLDRAVALLGEAGIAVDMASATATAPYWLYQAHPEVLPVKADGTLVHPGARQSWRPTSSVFRRYALRLCRVMGEHFRDNPTVVAWHVGNEYGWNNATDYSQDALKAFQGWCRRRYGSIEELNQAWGNDFWSQRLQNFDQVPLPEHAGVRDAFINPALRLDFRRFCSDALMNFFCAERDQLQELTPDKPLTTNFMVSTDQCVLDYERWSHQVDFVANDHYFAHGPGHLDELLCSDSLVDAYAQRHPWCLMEHSTSAVNWRIFNASKRRGELIRDALAHVAMGADAVNFFQWRQSAFGAEAFHSAMVPHAGPDSAIYTQVAALGDILHRLSGSGLAGTQLEPSPIALLFDADCQWSMADSTLPDCSLDHWQQVYIWYQALLDVGLRADVMPLKGQWERYDVVVLPALILLDQRQAGRLRDYVSEGGRLVVDFASGIMDGHMHVGLGGYPAVLRDLTGIASQEMIALGTSGQGGGSILVSEGIEGNIWVNDPLSIEDSVRVLARYHGRRSYDLDMAGKPAATIHGYGQGRVLYLGTGFTKESLVSVINRIFPPDFLTGAAGAGLHNGRDGDPRLVHLIRSGPQGCYHFYFNRGSTVVRDVSTKGEALAVQRATRSNGGGLSGNQYTIGVHGVVITRQ; from the coding sequence ATGAGCAGAACGGACTATCATGACCGTCGGCAGCCCCAACAGTACAGACCTTACCGATGGCCGAAAGGCCTCGACAGTCATTCAAGGGAGATCTGGTTCGGCGGAGATTACAACCCGGACCAATGGCCGGAGCGGGCATGGACCGAAGATGTCGCGTTGATGAAGCGGGCTGGCGTCACCATGGTGGCACTGGGCATTTTCTCATGGGCACGTCTGGAGCCAAGCGACGGAGTCTGGGATTTCGGATGGCTGGATCGGGCGGTGGCTTTACTAGGCGAAGCCGGTATCGCAGTGGACATGGCTTCGGCTACAGCTACGGCTCCGTACTGGCTTTATCAGGCACATCCTGAGGTGTTGCCCGTGAAGGCGGACGGAACCCTGGTCCATCCTGGTGCTCGACAATCCTGGAGGCCCACCTCATCTGTTTTTCGGCGCTATGCCCTCCGCCTTTGCAGGGTCATGGGAGAGCATTTCCGCGACAATCCGACTGTGGTCGCCTGGCATGTCGGCAATGAATATGGATGGAACAACGCAACCGACTACTCGCAGGATGCTTTGAAGGCCTTCCAAGGCTGGTGCCGCCGGCGCTATGGCAGCATTGAGGAGCTTAACCAAGCCTGGGGCAACGATTTCTGGTCCCAACGTCTGCAGAACTTCGATCAGGTTCCCCTGCCTGAACATGCCGGCGTGCGTGATGCCTTTATCAATCCAGCACTGCGTCTGGATTTTCGTAGATTCTGCTCAGATGCGCTGATGAATTTTTTCTGTGCCGAACGCGATCAGTTGCAGGAGCTCACGCCTGATAAACCGTTGACGACCAATTTCATGGTCTCTACAGACCAATGTGTCCTTGATTATGAGCGTTGGTCCCACCAGGTCGATTTCGTGGCCAATGACCACTATTTCGCTCATGGCCCCGGACACCTGGATGAGCTCCTCTGCTCGGATTCCCTGGTGGACGCCTATGCTCAACGGCATCCTTGGTGTCTGATGGAGCATTCCACATCAGCCGTCAATTGGCGCATTTTCAATGCTTCCAAGCGTCGAGGCGAACTGATCCGGGACGCTCTGGCCCACGTAGCTATGGGGGCGGATGCAGTCAACTTCTTCCAATGGCGGCAGTCCGCCTTCGGAGCAGAGGCCTTCCACTCGGCCATGGTCCCTCATGCAGGGCCGGATTCGGCAATTTATACTCAGGTTGCTGCTTTGGGAGACATTCTGCACAGGCTCTCCGGGAGTGGACTGGCCGGGACCCAATTGGAGCCCTCGCCTATTGCCCTGCTTTTCGATGCCGACTGCCAGTGGTCTATGGCTGATTCGACTCTGCCCGATTGTTCTCTGGATCATTGGCAGCAGGTCTATATCTGGTATCAAGCCTTGCTTGACGTCGGGCTCAGAGCGGACGTAATGCCGCTGAAAGGGCAGTGGGAGCGTTATGACGTCGTGGTGTTGCCCGCCCTGATCCTGCTGGACCAGAGGCAAGCCGGCCGTCTGCGAGACTACGTGAGCGAGGGCGGCCGTCTGGTGGTGGACTTCGCCAGTGGCATTATGGACGGCCATATGCACGTCGGTCTGGGCGGGTATCCTGCGGTTTTGCGTGATTTGACAGGTATCGCTTCCCAGGAGATGATCGCCTTGGGCACGAGTGGCCAAGGCGGTGGGTCCATCCTGGTATCAGAGGGCATTGAGGGCAATATATGGGTCAACGATCCCTTGAGCATAGAGGATTCGGTAAGGGTGCTGGCTCGTTACCATGGGCGTCGTTCCTATGACCTCGACATGGCTGGAAAACCTGCGGCGACCATCCATGGATACGGTCAGGGCCGGGTTCTCTATCTCGGGACTGGTTTCACCAAGGAATCGCTGGTCTCGGTGATCAATCGGATCTTTCCTCCTGATTTTCTCACTGGCGCGGCAGGGGCAGGGTTGCATAACGGACGTGATGGCGACCCGCGGTTGGTGCACCTGATCAGGTCCGGGCCACAGGGCTGTTATCATTTCTATTTCAACCGGGGGTCGACAGTTGTCAGAGATGTGTCCACCAAGGGTGAGGCTTTGGCGGTTCAACGAGCGACCCGGTCCAATGGAGGCGGTTTATCCGGTAATCAGTACACTATAGGAGTGCATGGTGTGGTGATCACCCGTCAATAG